AATCTTAAACTCAGgatcaaagcctgagttgacagagaaagttaaTGAGCAGCAACATAGTACCAACTAAGCCTGAATTGGTCTGGATTTGTCAACTCGAAACCAATCCTGTAACCATGAGTTTGTTCAACAAGCTTCATGGGACAGGCCCCAGATTTTCACAACAGGGaccatttgtattttgtttaaaggaatattccaggttcagtacaagttaagctcagtcaacagcatttgtgatattatgttgattaccacaaataattattttgactcatccctccttttatttaaaaaagaaaagtaaacatcaaggttacagtgaggtacttacagcGGAAGAGAATCaggacaatttttggaggctttaaaggcaaaaatgtgaagcttataattttataaaagcatttgcattgattctgtttaaactcatttgggctgtaaagttgtttaaatcatcgttttagggtttacagtgttattacgTCATGGCATCGAACGATTGTAAaactggttataactttacacagaaaacgttagtaagtgatttttatcaaaataaaatgaacacacattttgtttgcattttgccttgtggctacactttttttttttctctccccttttctccccaatttggaatgcccaattcccaatgtgctctaagccctcatggtggcgtagtgacttgcctcaatccaggtggaggagaacgaatctcagttgcttctgcgtctgagaccgtcaatccgcgcatcttctCACaaggcttgttgagcacgttaccgcagagacatagcacgtgtggaggcccacgctattctccgtggcatccacgcacaactcaccatgcgccacaccgagagcaagaaccacatattatagcgaccactaggaggttaccccatgtgactctaccctccctagcaaccgggccagtttggttgcttaggagacctggctggagtcactcagcacgcctcgtgactccaggtgtggtagtcagcatcagtactcgctaagctacccaggcccgcccCCCCGGCTACACTTTTAAAACTGCGAGTGTTtgacggattggccccattcacttccattcctcagtgtaacccagatttttgcttttttttaaaaagacaattcAAGTCAATTAATTTTCAGTCATACAactcaattcatttttgtggtaattagcattatgccacagattgagctgtcgactgagcttaacttgtattgaacccggaatattcttttaagttgAAGGTTTTATTTGCTTGATACAGTTATTCACTTTTTAATAAATCTTAAGTTAATAAACTTTTAAACATTCGTCAATGTGTTTGAAAATTAGCTttttgaaaaatgtgaaagtttTGTCTGTTAGAGGTtggcacattatcatcaactaaaaatTGTTATTGCCATCAGCTACAATTATGTCATTTTGGTCAGAGTAAAAATTAACACTGCTCCCAACTTTGGTCTCTATATTACATCAAAGACCATTAAATCACCATCTGCTCCAGAACAGAGTACCATGGCATTTAAACCGGAGTCAAAAATCATTGTCCCTTTTAGGTTGGCTAATCCTACTAGTGACTCCACACATCCAGTCAGTAATCCAGCCTGGTCTTTATTACTGCACGCTTGACCTGTTTCAGACCTCTGTTGATGTTAAACTCAATTAAATTCTTATATGGTCAGCTGTGGCTCGTCCAGTCATCTGTAGAGATCTGTAGCCCAGTGACTCTTTTATTCATCACTCTCTCTTAAGGAGAGAGTCTGCTAATCCACAGCGAGTCTGATATGACTCTTGATCTCCTCAGTTGAATCCCCACCTCCCTGTACACTCATCTGTTAAATGGTCATTGGTAAACTGTCAGTGACCACAGTGTGTCCCAGGCACCACTGCAGTTTGCATTATGAATGCACATAGAGCTTCCTAGGCTTATGAATCTGTGGTGAGGTGCAGATAGCATCACCCAAAATCGAAAGATCTTTAATTACACCTCAATTATACGTTATTGCACAGCATTATATTTGGTCTGATTTGTGAATGGTGGCATATATTTTTggtataatgactgctaaacttTATAACTGTATGCCCATTGTCCTTGGCAACCAGTGTCCTACAAGATAGTCTCTTGTATGACTCAGCAGTCTCTTTCATCTCTCATCTcaaacttaaattattatttcatgttcatttgtttactttttgATAAGTAGCTGTGTATAAGTGGGATGATGTACATTCAGCCagtcattttcactaaataaacccCCTCAGGATGATACAAGACCCTTCAGGTTTGTGCTGGGGTCCTGTTCACTCTGTTGGGGGTTATTTTTTGTAAGACTGACCAGATGACGGTGATTCTCACGAAGCTTGTCAAGAGAATGAGGcccttttttatattattttcatgaaacgtatgcacattttacccctaaTTCTCGCTACAGCAACGTAAGCAAAAGATGGTCATTGTGATGTTCTCATGAACCCAacgtataaaaaaattatatattatttaaaattgtaaagtatttattaaatatcgattttctgatgcatcacaATCCTTATTTGAACGATCTCTATAGTGATTCTTAAATTCCAAGATGGATCTTTTACTCGATGCGCAACCTAAAATGTGAGGaaatttcatgctatgtgactcaaaatgtctgtgattagccaccaTATATTGGAGAAGCTCAGCACCGAGGTCTTTTCACTGAGTGTTGAGgaaaaaagtttggtttgactcgtctgtgtaatgtgtccaaagacgagattcaTGCAATCCAtgtgtcattgaataatgtctcttttaatctAATGGTTTGCTTAATTTTCTCTAAGGCAATGGAACCATAGATTTCCCAGAGTTCCTGACGATGATGGCCAGAAAAATGAAGGACACAGACAGCGAGGAAGAGATCCGTGAGGCCTTTCGGGTATTTGACAAGGTGCGTTTGAACAGTAACttattttttttggcattaaTCTGTTTATTTCGGCCAGAATTGACCCTAAACTCAAAGTAGTGGCAATGAGGGTAAATCATGTTGTGTCCTGCTCTTTGTCCAGGACGGAAACGGCTACATCAGCGCTGCGGAGTTGCGTCACGTCATGACAAACCTCGGTGAGAAGCTGACAGACGAAGAAGTGGATGAGATGATCAGAGAAGCTGACATTGATGGTGACGGTCAGGTGAACTACGAAGGTAAGTTCTAATGTCCTGTTGAGTCATTTGTTAGTGCTTTTCTCAACTGAGCCTCTTTTAGTCTTCTTTTATTTGGTAACAATATCAGAGGCTATTATACAGTATACCAGTGTTATACACAACTATTTGGGGTGTGCCCATATAGAAATTTTGACAGATACAGATGcccattaataattttttttgtggctgATAACCAATATGATTACGAATATCATAAGTCTGTATTTCtctattttaaaaaatacaattctacATGTTTCAAGTTAAATTTTGCAACCTCACAAGCACAGGGTtggccgatagtggattttgccgataccgataactaaggtggtggattAAGCTGAAAACTTTAACCagcagatagtttttaaaatcgatttaatgggagctgccattttagaattacatgaccagctgaatactactcacttaatctcagttaccatcttgttattggacaattTCACTCTTAGATTAAAATAATCATAGCTGATTGTGACTagagaatttctacaatggcatctgtaactgaaaactattgattttgaatgatgctgcatccacaccactaggtgtcaccgtaagtccaagataacatgaacaaaatgttactgagtgcacatttaacgATTTAGTAATCGAGCAAAGAATACACTTACTTActtcaggactcttattttgaaatgacag
The nucleotide sequence above comes from Myxocyprinus asiaticus isolate MX2 ecotype Aquarium Trade chromosome 25, UBuf_Myxa_2, whole genome shotgun sequence. Encoded proteins:
- the LOC127416117 gene encoding calmodulin-1: MADQLTEEQIAEFKEAFSLFDKDGDGTITTKELGTVMRSLGQNPTEAELQDMINEVDADGNGTIDFPEFLTMMARKMKDTDSEEEIREAFRVFDKDGNGYISAAELRHVMTNLGEKLTDEEVDEMIREADIDGDGQVNYEEFVQMMTAK